A section of the Triticum dicoccoides isolate Atlit2015 ecotype Zavitan chromosome 7A, WEW_v2.0, whole genome shotgun sequence genome encodes:
- the LOC119333807 gene encoding NEDD8, producing the protein MMSYRVKTPTAKEIGINIEPTDTSDRIKEHVEEKEGIPPVQQRLIFDGKQMAADKTVQKYKVKGGYVLHLVLALRGGAC; encoded by the coding sequence GTCAAGACACCCACCGCCAAGGAGATCGGGATCAACATCGAGCCCACGGACACGTCCGACAGGATCAAGGAGCACGTCGAGGAGAAGGAGGGCATCCCGCCCGTCCAGCAGAGGCTCATCTTCGATGGCAAGCAGATGGCCGCCGACAAGACGGTGCAAAAGTACAAGGTCAAGGGCGGCTACGTGCTCCACCTCGTGCTCGCCCTCAGGGGCGGTGCCTGCTAG
- the LOC119332413 gene encoding uncharacterized protein LOC119332413 produces MPILRQIFRLLRRPGVAISHDPLRRLSSTSRPLLSFMASAPPYWSPPPLARRSFPLMMVPDLPVRRVSRFPPGSRSMTSGTTLQDMNTIAGKHDASSNIVDISGCDENGRSATNRRSALVASDAEEDDILDLGFLPKSTHRDGSLYRNTHSWKRMYNVDDCSETRLPDPTDCDIRNGECIRHQPNRVLQIFSLKLAELTLDLGPVELYGYIAVRDYLDTLRNYVVNISRDDPIIVKQGSLIDMAGPKRGIDLISSILVEYDMRIKVGEEERDDYQLIDGVTDIDDLGPWNRALKNRIQGDCGAVDLTIARVDDAVMANIEVAVSEVQSSFHLRLRCFIGGYNEGIRLFNGTVGESRHLKRSVVAVVDGSTLVLKFKAASGPSGSAERCCSFQADTHGLDTREIKTDFGLISVKVTWSTLRTRLIVGLE; encoded by the exons ATGCCAATCCTCCGTCAGATTTTTCGTCTCCTCCGGCGACCTGGCGTCGCCATCTCTCATGACCCACTGCGCCGCCTCTCCTCTACCTCGCGACCTCTCCTCTCTTTCATGGCCTCTGCCCCGCCTTACTGGTCGCCACCACCGCTTGCACGGCGAAGTTTCCCTCTCATGATGGTTCCAGATCTACCTGTCCGTCGTGTTTCCCG ATTTCCACCTGGATCTCGGAGCATGACTAGTGGGACAACCTTGCAAGATATGAATACTATAGCCGGCAAACATGATGCATCTTCGAATATTGTGGACATCTCTGGTTGTGATGAAAACGGGAGGAGTGCAACCAATAGAAGGAGCGCATTGGTAGCAAGCGATGCCGAAGAAGATGATATTCTTGACCTGGGATTTCTTCCAAAAAGCACACACCGTGATGGTTCTTTATACAGGAACACTCATTCGTGGAAAAGGATGTATAATGTTGATGACTGTAGTGAGA CTCGGCTACCAGATCCCACAGATTGTGACATCCGCAATGGAGAATGCATTCGGCATCAACCTAATCGCGTGTTACAAATTTTCTCATTAAAGTTGGCTGAACTTACTCTGGATCTTGGCCCAGTAGAGTTGTATGGATACATAGCAGTGCGGGATTATCTGGATACATTGCGTAATTATGTTGTCAATATAAGCAGGGATGATCCCATCATTGTGAAGCAG GGTTCTCTCATCGACATGGCTGGCCCTAAGCGAGGGATAGATTTGATTTCCAGTATTCTAGTGGAATATGACATGAGGATCAAGGTAGGTGAGGAAGAAAGGGATGATTACCAGCTGATTGATGGTGTAACAGACATAGACGACCTGGGCCCATGGAATCGTGCATTGAAAAATCGCATCCAAGGCGACTGTGGTGCGGTTGACTTAACCATAGCACGTGTTGATGACGCAGTCATGGCGAATATTGAAGTTGCCGTGTCAGAAGTGCAGAGCAGTTTTCATCTGCGCTTGCGCTGTTTTATCGGTGGTTATAACGAAGGAATTCGGCTCTTCAATGGTACAGTTGGCGAGTCACGTCATTTAAAGAGGTCTGTGGTTGCTGTAGTGGATGGTTCCACTCTGGTTTTGAAGTTCAAGGCGGCCTCGGGGCCATCTGGTTCAGCGGAACGATGTTGTTCCTTCCAGGCAGACACGCATGGACTTGATACTCGAGAGATAAAGACTGATTTTGGGTTGATCTCAGTGAAGGTGACTTGGTCGACTCTGCGTACCAGGCTTATTGTAGGGCTTGAATAA